In the Piscinibacter sp. XHJ-5 genome, one interval contains:
- a CDS encoding phosphotransferase, whose amino-acid sequence MEAFTGTKPVSEQHAFDTGALQAYLQANLEGFAGPLEVEQFKGGQSNPTYKLLTPGASYVMRAKPGPAAKLLPSAHAIDREFTVMRALYITGVPVPRMHLLCEDEAVIGRAFYVMEFMQGRVLWDQTLPGMSNVQRADLYDEMNRVIAALHQVDVKAAGLEHYGKPGNYFDRQIARWSKQYVASITDPIPEMDRLMEWLPAHMPASARDESQVAVVHGDFRLDNLVFHPTEPRVLAVLDWELSTIGHPLADFSYHCMSWHIPHATGRGIGGVDIQPLGIPSEREYVRRYCARTGRPDPDAVMADWNFYMAYNLFRMAGILQGIAKRVVDGTASSAQARQAAAGARPLAEMGWRIASQRDS is encoded by the coding sequence ATGGAAGCATTCACCGGAACCAAACCCGTCTCCGAACAGCACGCCTTCGACACCGGCGCACTGCAGGCCTACCTGCAGGCGAACCTCGAAGGCTTCGCCGGCCCGTTGGAGGTCGAGCAGTTCAAGGGCGGCCAGTCCAACCCGACCTACAAGCTGCTCACGCCGGGTGCGTCCTACGTGATGCGCGCCAAGCCCGGGCCCGCGGCCAAGCTGCTGCCGTCTGCCCACGCGATCGACCGCGAGTTCACCGTCATGCGCGCGCTGTACATCACCGGCGTGCCCGTGCCGCGAATGCACTTGCTGTGCGAGGACGAGGCCGTGATCGGGCGCGCCTTTTATGTCATGGAGTTCATGCAGGGCCGTGTGCTGTGGGACCAGACGCTGCCGGGCATGAGCAACGTGCAGCGCGCCGACCTGTACGACGAGATGAACCGCGTGATCGCGGCCCTGCACCAGGTCGACGTCAAGGCCGCCGGCCTCGAGCACTACGGCAAGCCCGGCAACTACTTCGATCGGCAGATCGCGCGCTGGAGCAAGCAGTACGTCGCATCGATCACCGACCCCATTCCCGAGATGGACCGCCTGATGGAATGGCTGCCGGCCCACATGCCGGCCAGCGCCCGCGACGAGAGCCAGGTGGCGGTGGTGCACGGCGACTTCCGTCTCGACAACCTGGTCTTCCATCCGACCGAGCCGCGCGTGCTCGCCGTGCTCGACTGGGAGCTCTCGACGATCGGCCATCCGCTCGCCGACTTCAGCTACCACTGCATGTCGTGGCACATCCCACATGCCACGGGACGCGGCATTGGCGGGGTCGACATCCAACCGCTGGGCATTCCGAGCGAGCGGGAGTACGTGCGTCGCTACTGCGCGCGCACCGGCCGCCCTGATCCCGATGCCGTCATGGCCGACTGGAACTTCTACATGGCCTACAACCTCTTCCGCATGGCCGGCATCCTGCAAGGCATCGCAAAGCGCGTGGTGGATGGCACCGCCTCGAGCGCCCAGGCGCGTCAAGCCGCCGCAGGGGCGCGACCGCTGGCCGAGATGGGCTGGCGCATCGCCTCGCAACGCGATTCCTGA
- a CDS encoding acyl-CoA dehydrogenase family protein: protein MDFSFSSRTQELQAQVQRFMQEHVYPNEQRYWDELAANTAAGKRWTPLALIEALKTKARAQGLWNLFLPESEYGAGLTNQEYAPLAEIMGRTPWASEVFNCSAPDTGNMETIVRYGTVEQKKQWLEPLLDGKIRSAFAMTEPDVASSDATNITARIERDGGDYVINGRKWWTSGAGDPRCKVYIFMGKTDPEAPRHSQQSMILVPADAPGITVVRPLSVFGYDDAPHGHMEVLFQDVRVPAGNMLLGEGRGFEIAQGRLGPGRIHHCMRLIGLAERALELMCQRASDRVAFGKPVAAQTVTQERIAEARCLIEQARLLTLKAAWMMDVAGNKTAKAEIAMIKVVAPNMACKVIDWAMQVHGGGAMCEDFPLANFYAIARTLRFADGPDEVHRNALAKMELGRYA from the coding sequence ATGGATTTCAGCTTCTCTTCGCGCACCCAGGAACTGCAGGCCCAGGTGCAGCGGTTCATGCAGGAGCATGTCTATCCGAACGAGCAGCGCTACTGGGACGAGCTGGCTGCCAACACGGCCGCCGGCAAGCGCTGGACGCCGCTGGCACTGATCGAGGCCCTCAAGACGAAGGCCCGCGCACAAGGCCTCTGGAATCTCTTCCTGCCGGAGAGCGAGTACGGCGCCGGTCTCACCAATCAGGAGTACGCGCCGCTGGCGGAAATCATGGGTCGCACCCCATGGGCCAGCGAGGTCTTCAACTGCTCCGCTCCGGACACCGGCAACATGGAGACCATCGTCCGCTACGGCACCGTCGAGCAGAAGAAGCAGTGGCTGGAGCCCTTGCTCGACGGGAAGATCCGCAGCGCCTTCGCGATGACCGAACCGGACGTCGCCTCGTCCGACGCCACCAACATCACTGCGCGCATCGAACGCGACGGCGGCGACTACGTCATCAACGGCCGCAAGTGGTGGACTTCGGGGGCCGGCGATCCGCGATGCAAGGTCTACATCTTCATGGGCAAGACCGATCCCGAGGCGCCGCGGCATTCGCAGCAGTCGATGATCCTCGTGCCCGCCGACGCCCCGGGGATCACGGTCGTGCGGCCGCTGTCGGTGTTCGGCTACGACGACGCGCCGCACGGGCACATGGAAGTGCTGTTCCAGGATGTGCGTGTTCCTGCCGGCAACATGCTGCTTGGCGAAGGCCGCGGCTTCGAGATCGCCCAGGGCCGCCTGGGTCCCGGGCGCATCCACCACTGCATGCGCCTCATCGGCCTGGCCGAGCGCGCGCTCGAGCTGATGTGCCAGCGCGCCAGCGACCGGGTGGCCTTCGGCAAGCCGGTGGCGGCGCAGACCGTCACGCAGGAGCGAATCGCCGAAGCGCGCTGCCTCATCGAGCAGGCGCGGCTGCTGACACTGAAGGCCGCATGGATGATGGACGTCGCCGGCAACAAGACGGCGAAGGCCGAGATCGCGATGATCAAGGTCGTCGCGCCCAACATGGCATGCAAGGTCATCGATTGGGCGATGCAGGTGCACGGCGGCGGCGCCATGTGCGAGGACTTCCCTCTGGCCAACTTCTACGCCATCGCGCGTACGCTGCGGTTCGCGGATGGGCCGGACGAGGTGCACCGCAACGCGCTCGCCAAGATGGAGCTCGGCCGCTACGCCTGA
- a CDS encoding CbiX/SirB N-terminal domain-containing protein codes for MKQGLLLFAHGARDSRWALPFEDIAERIRARAPNLPVELAFLEFMRPDLLEGGRRLAAAQCERVDVVPLFLGAGGHVRKDIPELLIQLESAHPAVHWELRPAIGEVDSVVEAMAMAALAWLQPLQAPTPL; via the coding sequence ATGAAGCAGGGCCTGCTGCTGTTCGCCCACGGCGCCCGCGACTCGCGCTGGGCGCTGCCGTTCGAGGACATTGCCGAGCGCATCCGTGCGCGTGCGCCGAACCTGCCCGTGGAACTGGCGTTTCTCGAATTCATGCGGCCCGATCTGCTCGAGGGCGGCCGACGTCTGGCCGCGGCACAGTGCGAGCGCGTCGACGTCGTGCCGCTGTTCCTCGGCGCCGGCGGACATGTGCGCAAGGACATCCCCGAGCTGCTGATTCAGCTGGAATCCGCCCATCCGGCCGTGCATTGGGAACTTCGTCCCGCCATCGGCGAAGTCGACAGCGTCGTCGAGGCGATGGCGATGGCGGCGCTGGCATGGCTGCAGCCGCTGCAGGCGCCCACCCCCCTATGA
- the lptG gene encoding LPS export ABC transporter permease LptG — MKTVRRLFYVDIVSSVFFVALAFLSLFFFIDFVDELGDVGKQGYRTVHAVAASLLELPGHVYELMPIAVLIGTIYALARMAQSSEYTILRTGGLGPGRALNLLAILGLVFGVLTFVVGDYLAPLTEEQRATLTAVYKGGLKLGRSGAWLKDRHITPEGERSYSINVGSAASGGTLRNVRIFEFDTNGRLIQRIAATRGQVDEAAVWQLAEVTVTRWTEGATDEPQHVSDESLPQMSWRSTLSASVVAAAVLPVSTMSTVELARYIGHLAENEQAAQRYEIQFWKRALYPFACLVMMALALPFAYLHARGGGVSFKVFGGIMLGISFVLLNNVAGHLGMLRDWTPWMVAATPSAIYLMLSMAAFTWLVKYR; from the coding sequence ATGAAGACCGTCCGGCGCCTGTTCTACGTCGACATCGTGTCGTCGGTGTTCTTCGTCGCCCTCGCGTTCCTGTCGCTGTTCTTCTTCATCGATTTCGTCGACGAGCTGGGCGACGTCGGCAAGCAAGGCTATCGCACGGTCCACGCAGTGGCCGCGAGCCTGCTCGAGCTGCCGGGCCACGTGTACGAGCTGATGCCGATCGCGGTGCTGATCGGCACCATCTACGCCCTCGCGCGCATGGCGCAGTCGTCCGAGTACACCATCCTGCGCACCGGCGGCCTCGGACCGGGACGGGCGCTGAACCTGCTGGCCATCCTGGGCCTGGTGTTCGGCGTGCTCACCTTCGTCGTCGGCGACTACCTCGCTCCGCTCACCGAGGAGCAGCGCGCCACACTGACGGCCGTCTACAAGGGCGGCCTCAAGCTGGGCCGCTCGGGCGCCTGGCTGAAGGACCGGCACATCACACCGGAAGGCGAGCGCTCGTACTCCATCAACGTCGGCAGCGCCGCCAGCGGCGGCACGCTGCGCAACGTGCGCATCTTCGAGTTCGACACCAACGGCCGCCTGATCCAGCGCATCGCCGCCACCCGCGGGCAGGTCGACGAAGCCGCGGTGTGGCAGCTGGCGGAAGTCACCGTGACCCGCTGGACCGAAGGCGCGACCGATGAGCCGCAGCACGTCTCCGACGAGTCGCTGCCGCAGATGTCGTGGCGCAGCACGCTGTCGGCCAGCGTCGTGGCCGCCGCGGTGCTCCCGGTCTCGACCATGTCGACGGTGGAGCTCGCGCGCTACATCGGGCACCTGGCCGAAAACGAGCAGGCGGCGCAGCGCTACGAGATCCAGTTCTGGAAGCGCGCGCTCTATCCGTTCGCCTGCCTGGTGATGATGGCGCTCGCGCTGCCGTTCGCGTATCTGCATGCACGCGGCGGCGGCGTGAGCTTCAAGGTGTTCGGCGGCATCATGCTGGGCATCAGCTTCGTGCTGCTGAACAACGTCGCCGGCCATCTCGGCATGCTGCGCGACTGGACGCCGTGGATGGTTGCCGCCACGCCCAGCGCGATCTACCTGATGCTGTCGATGGCCGCCTTCACCTGGCTCGTGAAGTACCGATGA
- a CDS encoding Crp/Fnr family transcriptional regulator, which yields MNTPVLTMPERNNIDSGSWFSKLSLPLRNAIMSRAIVRRLPDGALLSSRGQPAEDWCGVAKGAVRVSSVSLSGKQVTLTYVEPGVWFGDIALFDGLPRTHDANAHGPTTLLVVRKPDFKELLAQHVELYDALLRLNCRRLRLMFDAVEDLNTRPLASRLAKQILLLARSYGIHDGEEIRIGLQLAQEDLAQLLGASRQRVNQELKGFERDGAVRIEPTRLVVLSKEKLLAIASKQ from the coding sequence ATGAATACCCCCGTTCTTACAATGCCCGAGCGCAACAACATCGACTCGGGTTCGTGGTTCTCGAAGCTCTCACTGCCTTTGCGCAACGCGATCATGTCGCGCGCCATCGTGCGAAGGTTGCCCGACGGTGCCCTGCTCTCTTCTCGCGGACAGCCCGCGGAAGACTGGTGCGGCGTTGCCAAGGGCGCGGTACGGGTGAGCTCGGTGTCTCTGTCGGGCAAGCAGGTCACGCTGACATATGTGGAGCCGGGTGTCTGGTTCGGCGACATCGCGCTGTTCGATGGGCTGCCGCGCACGCACGATGCGAACGCGCACGGTCCCACCACGCTGCTGGTGGTGCGCAAGCCCGATTTCAAGGAGCTGCTCGCGCAGCACGTGGAGCTGTACGACGCTCTGCTGCGCCTCAATTGCCGGCGACTGCGGCTGATGTTCGATGCGGTCGAGGATCTCAACACCCGCCCGCTGGCGTCGCGCCTGGCCAAGCAGATCCTGCTGCTGGCGCGCAGCTACGGCATCCACGACGGCGAGGAGATCCGCATCGGCCTGCAGCTCGCGCAGGAAGACCTCGCCCAGCTGCTCGGCGCTTCGCGCCAGCGCGTCAACCAGGAGCTGAAGGGCTTCGAGCGCGACGGCGCCGTGCGCATCGAGCCGACGCGGCTGGTCGTGCTGTCGAAGGAAAAGCTGCTGGCCATCGCCTCTAAACAGTAG
- a CDS encoding CysB family HTH-type transcriptional regulator, with amino-acid sequence MNLHQFRFVQEAVRQNLNLTETAKALYTSQPGISKAILELEGELGVDIFARHGKRLRRITEPGQEVLRSIEIILREVNNLKRIGDEFSKQDAGTLSIATTHTQARYFLPEPVAQLRKRFPKVSISLHQGAPKQVAQMVVDEVADIGIATEALDEATELVTLPCYEWQHAVVMPAGHPLAQLERITLEDLAIQPLVSYHPSYSGRTRVDRAFAARRLKPNIVLEAIDADVIKTYVRLGLGVGILAELAVRDDPPGGELVARPVGHLFGQNVTRVAFKRGAYLRNFVYAFAEMLSDRLSRALITRAMSSDTQDYQL; translated from the coding sequence ATGAACCTCCATCAGTTCCGCTTCGTCCAGGAAGCCGTCCGGCAGAACCTCAACCTCACCGAAACCGCGAAGGCGCTGTACACCTCGCAGCCCGGCATCTCGAAGGCCATCCTCGAGCTCGAGGGCGAGCTGGGCGTCGACATCTTCGCGCGCCACGGCAAGCGGCTGCGCCGCATCACCGAGCCCGGCCAGGAGGTGTTGCGCTCCATCGAGATCATCCTGCGCGAGGTGAACAACCTGAAGCGCATCGGCGACGAGTTCTCCAAGCAGGACGCCGGCACGCTGTCGATCGCGACCACGCACACCCAGGCGCGCTACTTCCTCCCCGAGCCGGTGGCGCAGCTGCGCAAGCGGTTCCCCAAGGTGAGCATCAGCCTGCACCAGGGCGCGCCCAAGCAGGTGGCGCAGATGGTGGTCGACGAAGTGGCCGACATCGGCATCGCCACCGAGGCGCTGGACGAAGCGACCGAGCTGGTCACCCTGCCCTGCTACGAATGGCAGCACGCCGTCGTCATGCCTGCGGGGCATCCGCTCGCCCAGCTGGAGCGCATCACGCTGGAGGACCTGGCGATCCAGCCGCTGGTGTCATACCACCCCTCGTACAGCGGCCGCACACGAGTCGACCGCGCGTTCGCGGCGCGTCGGCTCAAGCCGAACATCGTCCTCGAAGCCATCGACGCCGACGTCATCAAGACCTACGTCCGTCTGGGCCTGGGCGTCGGCATCCTGGCAGAGCTGGCGGTGCGCGACGACCCGCCCGGAGGCGAGCTCGTCGCCCGGCCGGTCGGGCATCTGTTCGGCCAGAACGTCACCCGCGTCGCGTTCAAGCGCGGCGCCTACCTGAGGAACTTCGTCTACGCCTTCGCCGAGATGCTGTCAGACCGCCTGAGCCGTGCCCTCATCACGCGGGCCATGAGCAGCGACACGCAGGACTACCAGCTATGA
- a CDS encoding glutathione S-transferase N-terminal domain-containing protein has product MIEVYSWATPNGHKVHIMLEECGLPYRVTPVDIGAGDQFKPEFLAISPNNKIPAIVDPEGPEGAPISLFESGAILVYLAGKTGRFMPEGIAARYEVLQWLMFQMGGVGPMLGQAHHFRIYAPEKLEYAISRYTNEARRLYAVMDKRLARSKYIGGPAYSIADIAIFPWLRSWKNQGIEWADFPHLKGWFDEIGARPAVQRAVQVLAERRKPLDSDSAREVLFGAQQYQRH; this is encoded by the coding sequence ATGATCGAAGTGTATTCGTGGGCCACGCCCAATGGCCACAAGGTTCACATCATGCTGGAGGAATGCGGCCTGCCGTACCGCGTGACACCGGTGGACATCGGCGCCGGCGACCAGTTCAAACCCGAGTTCCTCGCGATCAGCCCGAACAACAAGATCCCGGCGATCGTCGACCCCGAGGGGCCCGAAGGCGCGCCAATCTCGTTGTTCGAGTCAGGCGCCATCCTTGTGTACCTGGCCGGCAAGACCGGTCGCTTCATGCCCGAGGGCATCGCCGCACGCTACGAGGTGCTGCAGTGGCTGATGTTCCAGATGGGCGGCGTGGGTCCCATGCTCGGACAGGCGCACCACTTCCGCATCTACGCCCCCGAGAAGCTCGAGTACGCCATCAGCCGCTACACCAACGAGGCAAGGCGCCTCTATGCAGTGATGGACAAGCGACTGGCGCGCAGCAAGTACATCGGCGGGCCCGCCTACTCCATCGCCGACATCGCCATCTTCCCTTGGCTGCGCTCGTGGAAAAACCAGGGCATCGAGTGGGCCGACTTTCCGCACCTGAAGGGCTGGTTCGACGAGATCGGCGCCCGCCCGGCGGTGCAGCGCGCCGTGCAGGTCCTGGCCGAGCGGCGCAAGCCGCTGGACAGCGACTCCGCCCGCGAGGTGCTGTTCGGCGCCCAGCAATACCAACGCCATTAG
- a CDS encoding histidine phosphatase family protein, producing MTAPQRRRIYLMRHGSVDYFRADGTPVPPLTVPLNDAGRAQADAAGKLFAECGVRFDRVIVSGLQRTMETAQRVLSAAGQPMPLETEAALEEIRGGRLSDIRPEEVEAAFVGAFQNGADLEQRRFLGGESVGEFLDRTLPAFAHIVEREDWSCLLMVLHGGVNRALLARAITGQRAFFGSLEQLPACINIIDVGSDHMIVRAVNLAPTQWLHQHESQTTMEKLLAQYRRRESQLR from the coding sequence ATGACGGCACCGCAACGCCGGCGCATCTACCTGATGCGCCACGGCTCGGTGGATTACTTCCGTGCCGACGGCACGCCGGTGCCGCCGCTCACCGTGCCGCTCAACGACGCCGGCCGCGCGCAGGCCGATGCCGCCGGCAAGCTGTTCGCCGAATGCGGCGTGCGCTTCGATCGCGTGATAGTCAGCGGCCTGCAGCGCACGATGGAGACGGCACAGCGGGTGCTGTCGGCGGCCGGACAACCCATGCCCCTGGAGACGGAGGCGGCGCTCGAGGAGATCCGCGGCGGGCGGCTGTCGGACATCCGCCCCGAGGAAGTCGAGGCCGCCTTCGTGGGTGCGTTCCAGAACGGCGCCGATCTGGAACAGCGGCGCTTCCTTGGCGGCGAGTCGGTGGGCGAATTCCTCGACCGCACGCTGCCGGCCTTCGCGCACATTGTCGAGCGCGAGGACTGGAGCTGCCTGCTGATGGTGCTGCACGGGGGTGTCAACCGCGCCCTGCTGGCGCGCGCCATCACCGGCCAGCGCGCGTTCTTCGGCAGCCTGGAGCAGCTGCCGGCCTGCATCAACATCATCGACGTCGGCAGCGACCACATGATCGTGCGCGCGGTGAATCTGGCGCCCACGCAGTGGCTGCACCAGCACGAAAGCCAGACGACGATGGAGAAGCTGCTCGCGCAGTACCGGCGGCGGGAATCTCAGCTCCGGTAG
- a CDS encoding pyridoxal phosphate-dependent aminotransferase encodes MSLKTPTIESRLPTVGTTIFTVMSALAQEHGAVNLGQGFPDFDCDPRLLDAVEQAMRRGLNQYPPMTGVPALREAVAAKIESLYGHRYDPGAEITITAGATQAILTAILAIVHPGDEVIVLDPCYDSYEPNITLAGGRAVHVPLTAGTFRPDFERIAAALSPRTRAIIVNTPHNPSATVWSAAEMRRLAELLEPTDVFVIADEVYEHMVYDGAPHQSVARLPELAARSFIVSSFGKTYHVTGWKVGYVAAPAPLTAEFRKVHQFNVFTVNTPVQHGIAAYMADPAPYLELPAFYQRKRDLFRAGLAATRFELLPSEGSYFQCVGYSAISDEPEEAFCRRLTRDIGVAAIPLSAFYAGGFEQRIVRFCFAKKDATLEEALRRLSHL; translated from the coding sequence ATGAGCCTCAAGACGCCCACCATCGAAAGCCGACTGCCGACGGTCGGCACCACCATCTTCACCGTGATGTCCGCGCTCGCGCAGGAGCACGGCGCCGTCAACCTCGGCCAGGGCTTTCCGGACTTCGACTGTGATCCCCGTCTGCTCGACGCCGTCGAACAGGCGATGCGCCGCGGGCTCAATCAGTACCCCCCGATGACCGGCGTGCCGGCACTGCGCGAGGCGGTTGCGGCCAAGATCGAGTCGCTGTACGGGCATCGCTACGACCCCGGTGCCGAAATCACCATCACCGCGGGCGCCACGCAGGCCATCCTCACGGCCATCCTGGCCATCGTGCACCCGGGCGACGAGGTCATCGTGCTCGATCCCTGCTACGACAGCTACGAGCCCAACATCACGCTCGCCGGCGGTCGTGCGGTCCATGTGCCGCTGACCGCGGGCACCTTCCGTCCCGACTTCGAGCGCATCGCGGCCGCGCTTTCGCCGCGCACACGCGCCATCATCGTCAACACGCCGCACAACCCGAGCGCCACCGTGTGGTCGGCCGCCGAGATGCGGCGGCTCGCTGAGCTGCTCGAACCGACCGATGTGTTCGTCATCGCCGACGAGGTCTACGAGCACATGGTCTACGACGGCGCGCCGCACCAGAGCGTGGCGCGCCTTCCCGAGCTGGCGGCGCGCAGCTTCATCGTGTCGAGCTTCGGCAAGACCTACCACGTCACCGGATGGAAAGTGGGCTATGTCGCGGCGCCCGCGCCGCTGACCGCGGAGTTTCGCAAGGTGCACCAGTTCAACGTGTTCACGGTCAACACGCCGGTGCAGCACGGCATCGCCGCCTACATGGCAGATCCGGCGCCCTACCTCGAACTTCCGGCCTTCTACCAGCGAAAGCGCGACCTGTTCCGAGCCGGCCTTGCCGCCACGCGTTTCGAACTGCTCCCCAGCGAGGGCAGCTACTTCCAGTGCGTCGGCTATTCGGCGATCAGCGACGAGCCCGAAGAGGCCTTCTGCCGCCGCCTGACACGCGACATCGGCGTCGCCGCGATTCCGCTGTCGGCTTTCTACGCCGGCGGCTTCGAGCAGCGCATCGTGCGTTTCTGCTTCGCCAAGAAGGACGCGACGCTGGAGGAAGCGCTGCGGCGCCTCTCGCACTTGTAG
- a CDS encoding class II aldolase/adducin family protein, translating to MSTDGLQIRSRRGDVSDEEWQTRVDLAAAYRLVALFKWDDLVFTHITARVPGADNEFLINPYGLMFEEITASSLVKVDTAGNKLDDTPFPVNPAGFTIHSAIHGARHDAQCVLHTHTLNGVAVSAQKDGVLPLSQQSIFVLSSLGYHDYEGVALREEEKPRLVKDLGTNNFLMLRNHGLLTLGPTVADAFLNMYLFEAVCSIQVRAQAGGSDLVHVDPRIIATAQEQAKAVTKGMGGGALAWPGLLRRLDRVDPGYRS from the coding sequence ATGAGCACCGATGGCCTGCAGATCCGCAGTCGCCGCGGCGACGTGAGCGATGAGGAGTGGCAGACGCGAGTCGATCTCGCCGCCGCATATCGGCTCGTCGCGCTGTTCAAGTGGGACGACCTCGTCTTCACCCACATCACCGCGCGCGTGCCGGGCGCCGACAACGAGTTCCTGATCAATCCGTACGGCCTGATGTTCGAGGAGATCACCGCCTCGAGCCTGGTGAAGGTGGACACGGCGGGCAACAAGCTGGATGACACGCCGTTCCCGGTGAACCCGGCGGGCTTCACCATCCACAGCGCGATCCACGGTGCGCGCCACGATGCCCAATGCGTGCTGCATACCCACACGCTGAATGGCGTCGCGGTGTCGGCGCAGAAGGACGGCGTGCTGCCGCTTTCGCAGCAATCGATCTTCGTCCTGTCCAGCCTCGGCTACCACGACTACGAAGGTGTCGCGCTGCGCGAGGAGGAGAAGCCGCGGCTGGTGAAAGACCTCGGCACGAACAACTTCCTCATGCTGCGCAACCACGGCCTGCTGACGCTCGGGCCGACGGTCGCAGACGCCTTTCTCAACATGTATCTGTTCGAAGCGGTGTGCAGCATCCAGGTGCGCGCGCAGGCCGGCGGCTCGGACCTCGTGCATGTGGATCCCCGCATCATCGCGACCGCGCAGGAACAGGCGAAGGCCGTGACCAAGGGGATGGGCGGCGGTGCGCTCGCGTGGCCCGGCCTGCTGCGCCGGCTCGACCGTGTCGATCCCGGCTACCGGAGCTGA
- a CDS encoding enoyl-CoA hydratase — protein MSSELKTERKGSTLVLTLSDPATRNTLSEQLVAAGIEALNVAESSDEVRAVVLQGDNGNFCAGGNLRGLQARRQTGAVAQVQVLDQLHQFIEALRVFPKPVIAAVEGAAAGAGFSLALACDLVVAAEDARFILSYARIGVTPDGGATWHLSHALPRQLVQQWVWLAEPVSSRQLHAHGIVNWVTDSGHALAEALGVAERLAAMAPNAIASAKELVQHAATAGLTQQLEAERNHFVENLLHPNAGEGIQAFLDKRPPQFK, from the coding sequence ATGTCTTCCGAACTCAAGACAGAGCGAAAGGGCAGCACGCTGGTGCTGACCCTCAGCGACCCCGCGACACGCAACACGCTGTCCGAGCAACTCGTGGCTGCGGGCATCGAGGCGCTCAACGTCGCCGAGTCCAGCGACGAAGTGCGCGCCGTCGTCCTCCAAGGCGACAACGGAAACTTCTGCGCCGGTGGAAACCTGCGCGGGCTGCAAGCCAGGCGGCAGACCGGCGCCGTGGCGCAGGTCCAGGTTCTCGACCAGCTGCATCAATTCATCGAGGCGCTGCGCGTGTTTCCCAAGCCGGTCATTGCGGCCGTCGAAGGCGCTGCGGCAGGAGCCGGCTTCTCGCTGGCGCTGGCCTGCGACCTCGTCGTGGCGGCCGAGGACGCCCGCTTCATTCTTTCGTACGCACGCATCGGCGTCACGCCGGACGGAGGCGCCACCTGGCATCTGTCGCACGCCCTGCCGCGGCAGCTCGTCCAGCAGTGGGTGTGGCTGGCCGAGCCGGTCAGCTCGCGACAACTGCACGCGCACGGCATTGTCAATTGGGTGACAGACAGTGGACACGCGCTCGCCGAAGCTTTGGGCGTAGCCGAGCGCTTGGCGGCGATGGCGCCAAACGCCATCGCGAGCGCAAAGGAGCTGGTGCAGCACGCGGCCACCGCAGGCCTCACGCAGCAGCTCGAAGCAGAGCGGAACCACTTCGTTGAAAACCTCCTCCACCCCAACGCCGGCGAAGGGATTCAGGCCTTCCTCGACAAGCGTCCGCCGCAGTTCAAATAG